GAGGCGGCACAGCCCACACACTGCTGCGCGGCGAGCTTGAATTGCACGGTGTCAAGAAGCAGTATGAGATGCTGGGAACCATCAGTTACGATTCAGCGACGGGAAAGTTGACGGGGCGGTACAAGTGGAACGTGCTTCTGCAGGATCACCAGATTCCCCGGCCGGAGTTTTTATTCATGAAATTGTCTGAGACACAGCAAATTACAGTCGAATTAGAATTCAGCAAAAGCAAATAGGAGTAACAGATGGCGAAGGGTCATGGGGAAATCCTCATCCTCACCACAATTGCGCATACGGAAACGGCAACGGATTTTATTAAAGGGCTTGTGGAAAAAAGGCTTGCGGCCTGTGTGACAAGATTGCCGGGTGCACACTCTCTTTATCATTGGGAGTCGAACGAATTGACCGATGATCCGGAACTCGTGTTACTGATAAAGTCTCATCATTCACGATTGGCGGAGATTGAAAAGTATTTTGAGGACGAGCATCCCTATACGGTCCCGGAATTGCTAGTGTTTGATATAGACCATATCGGCGATGCCTATCGCGGCTGGCTGATGAAGGAGATCGGCTTGTAGAGATGGGAACGGCCGTCAGCGTTTGAGCGTTCAAGGAGTACGCAGGAACGAAAGGAAAGCAGGTGAGAGATGCCACAGACAACGACCACACCGCCGCAGGGAAAAAACCTGTGGGATGACGTTCGCGAAACGGTACTTGCAGGCTTGAAGGATTGGAAGGATCGCGGCGACGAGTTTGCGCGGCAGGGACGGATTCGTATGGACGAGTTGCAGACGGAGCGGCGACTCCGCGGCGCGCATGAGGCCTTGGGTGCGAAGTGTCACGCGCTGCTGTCAAACGGCGA
This genomic interval from bacterium contains the following:
- a CDS encoding divalent-cation tolerance protein CutA, coding for MAKGHGEILILTTIAHTETATDFIKGLVEKRLAACVTRLPGAHSLYHWESNELTDDPELVLLIKSHHSRLAEIEKYFEDEHPYTVPELLVFDIDHIGDAYRGWLMKEIGL